In Spirosoma pollinicola, the genomic window AACTTTAATGTCCGTTGAGTTTTGTAAGCGGCTTTCTCTGGATAAAACTATATAAAATCGGTTGTTCTAATCCGGAACCGTTTGGGTCGGGAAAATTTGGTCGGTTGAACCGGGATTACCATTACCTTACATACTTCCTGAACGCGCTGATTGTCTGAAATAAAAATACACCTTCCAGTAGTTTACTGAATATACCAATAATCTTTGCCAATTAAGCTAGTCTCCCTTCGTCACGGTGCCATTATTTAGTGCGTAGCGAACCGAACGATGCACCTAGTTTTACTCCACCCCAACGATGAGACAAACCACTGCTGAATTCCCGGCTGAGCATTGACTCCGCATATTCCAGATACAGTGATTTATAGCGAAATACGATGCCAACGTTTCCCTGAAATGTAATCCGCGCCAGTTGGTGAACTGAAAGCACATACGGACTGCTTGAATTGAAAAGACCTCCTTGCAGGCTTGCATCGTAGCCTATTACACTAACCAGGGGTTGTGCATATATGTACAGTTGCAGAGGTAATCGACACGGGGCGAACATTGGGCCAAAGGGGGAGTTGAACCGGCCCGCCATTACCACAATCCCCGTTTGTAACCGATCTATATAGGTACCCACTTGGGCCTGAGCTGTCGTACTTATTGATAGCGCCTGGCGATAGGCATAGAGCTGTTTTTCATAATGAAGGGTATATGTCAGGATCACATCATTGTGTATCTGATACTGCCAGCCTTTGGGCTCAACCCCGTTGAAGAGCCGATGAAGAGCAGTTTGTATTTGGTTCCCTAACGCCACCGGACCCATCATCCCCATACTTAGCCCCGCTGACACCCGAAGCCGGCGTAGTGTATCAGTTGATAGGCTGAACGTTTTTAGCGATAGGCCAGCCGCAAACGGGCGGTCGCCGATTAAAGTGGTCTGGCTGCGAATCGAAGTCGGTGTAAAGCCTAAATGCTCGAAGGCCAGACCGTACTGAATCTGATTGCCCTTGGCTTTAATAAGTAGTTTGGTCAGGGGATTTTTTTGAAGGGATGGCTTGACGAGTTCCAGCATGTAGCCCTGGGTATAGTAATAATCCGTTCCGGTGAAAAAGTCGTTGTCGTAGTGTAGTCGGCTGAAGGAAGGCTGGTCTATCTGTCGAAAAGAAACCATATTGTCGATGCGTTGAGCTAAACCTAGGACGGGGAGTAGCCAGCATAGAAGAGCCGTATAGGTTTTTGTAGTCTGCATGCTAAGCTATCTACGCCTGATCTGCGGTCTGGGATTGATGGAGGCCTTAACTGGTTGGTCAATCAGAAGAACGGCATGTACAGCTGAAACAAAAGGCTTTCTCCACCGCTTCTGGATCGCTTATGCCCGGCTTTGGCGACTTCTTTCTGGGATAGATTAACCAGGGTTAACAAGAGAAGTATTCCACAAATCAAATTTGTTACCTTTGGTGAGGAAATATCAATAGTAAATGTATTGAGACAATCATTAAGTGTATAAGAATGGAATTATTTGTACGTTATGACCTTGAACGGTTAACCAAATACGCTTCCCTAGCTCACAATTCAGCCCGCATACGAACCAACATTACGACTACTCATGCCAGCTTACATTTCGCGGATGTTAATTATTTCAACTACACTATTTGTTTAGCCGCCAGTCAGATTCAACAAGTCGTTGAGGAAACCAAAGCGTTTTACCAGCATACTCCTCATCGGTTATTAATTGAAGATGCGGCCGAGTCAACTCACCTTCACTCCTTTTTGAACAAGGAAGGCTACTTGTGTAAAGGCAGACAGATATTGTTGCAGGCACCCAATCAGATCAACGAACTGGCTGAATCCGAAGCGGCTACCGAACTCGAGCCGGTATCGCCGACAACGCTTTACTCGTTTACACAGGATTACCTGGCTAGCTTCGAATCTGACCGAACCGATGCCGCGCCCGTGTCGATCAATTTTAGCCAGTTGTTATCGTCCTCTACTATCCAACTCTATCGGGTCATGGCGCATCGGCAAGCCGTGGGTATTGCTGCGCTCTATCAGGAAAATGAGCATTTCCTGTTGGCAGGGGGAGCGATTCTGCCGTCTTACAGAAATCACGGCTACCATACCAGCACATTGATCAGCCGTCTTCGGTATTGCTTTCAAAACCGGCCAAAAAGCATTTCAGCCTGGGCTTACGAAAATAGTACCAGCTATCAGAATATGCGTCGGCTAGGCCTGACTCCTCTCAAAGGCTACTGGATTTATGAACACAGGGTTTAGGGAGCGTTGGTTTCAATTGGCTGAACGATTCGCCAATCAGGTGGCTATTTCCCATGCCGGTCGTCAGGTAACGTATGGGC contains:
- a CDS encoding lipid A deacylase LpxR family protein; this translates as MQTTKTYTALLCWLLPVLGLAQRIDNMVSFRQIDQPSFSRLHYDNDFFTGTDYYYTQGYMLELVKPSLQKNPLTKLLIKAKGNQIQYGLAFEHLGFTPTSIRSQTTLIGDRPFAAGLSLKTFSLSTDTLRRLRVSAGLSMGMMGPVALGNQIQTALHRLFNGVEPKGWQYQIHNDVILTYTLHYEKQLYAYRQALSISTTAQAQVGTYIDRLQTGIVVMAGRFNSPFGPMFAPCRLPLQLYIYAQPLVSVIGYDASLQGGLFNSSSPYVLSVHQLARITFQGNVGIVFRYKSLYLEYAESMLSREFSSGLSHRWGGVKLGASFGSLRTK